A single genomic interval of Antarcticibacterium arcticum harbors:
- a CDS encoding VapE domain-containing protein — MSGNEEKLYGVKEQKKKTIYDFIFEYTDEKYDIRYDELGHEFQISLKNKNAWQILDMNSFLIELARSNMEVNPAKLEIFLRSQFVPKFNPIEEYFRVLPKWSGEDYIRSLASYLPLKEPDLFLYHFRKWLVRTVKCGLEKDYFNKQCLVLVHPQQNSGKSTWCRFLCPPDLSKYFAEDMTTDKDARIQLTRNFLINLDELSILAKKEINALKAYFSKTMINERLPYDRKNSTLHRTCSFIGSTNRATFLNDETGSVRWLCFELKDRIHFSYSKEISIDKVWSQAYYLAYVDENFSPELTLGDIAQNELRNRIYRESTMEEELLCKYYTKSSDPEDFKTASDILIQLVCINPRLNMYNMGRALKALDYERIKSPKMRVYGYLIKPLFNNSPLELLQK; from the coding sequence ATGTCCGGCAACGAGGAAAAGCTATATGGAGTAAAAGAGCAGAAGAAGAAAACTATTTATGACTTCATCTTTGAATACACCGATGAGAAATATGATATCCGGTACGACGAATTGGGCCACGAATTTCAGATCTCGCTAAAAAACAAGAATGCCTGGCAGATCCTGGATATGAATTCTTTCCTGATCGAACTGGCTCGATCCAATATGGAAGTTAATCCGGCAAAACTGGAAATATTTCTTAGGTCCCAATTTGTTCCAAAATTTAACCCGATAGAGGAGTATTTTAGGGTGCTGCCGAAATGGTCCGGGGAGGATTATATAAGAAGTCTTGCCTCCTATCTTCCCCTCAAAGAACCTGATCTATTTCTCTACCATTTCAGAAAATGGTTGGTCCGAACAGTTAAATGTGGTCTTGAAAAAGATTATTTCAATAAGCAATGCCTGGTGCTGGTTCACCCTCAACAGAATTCAGGAAAGTCAACCTGGTGCAGGTTCCTTTGCCCTCCTGACCTTTCAAAATATTTTGCAGAAGATATGACAACAGACAAGGATGCAAGAATTCAGCTGACACGGAACTTTCTGATCAACCTTGACGAATTGTCGATCCTGGCAAAAAAAGAAATAAATGCTCTCAAGGCTTACTTTTCCAAGACAATGATTAATGAGCGGCTGCCCTATGACCGCAAAAACTCCACCCTCCATCGCACCTGTAGCTTTATTGGATCTACGAACCGGGCAACTTTCCTGAATGATGAAACAGGATCTGTTAGATGGCTATGCTTTGAACTGAAAGATAGGATCCACTTTTCCTATTCAAAGGAGATTTCCATTGATAAAGTTTGGTCTCAGGCTTATTACCTGGCTTATGTAGATGAAAACTTTTCTCCTGAACTAACTCTGGGTGATATAGCTCAAAATGAACTCAGGAACAGGATTTACAGGGAATCTACAATGGAGGAAGAACTGCTTTGTAAGTACTATACCAAAAGCTCAGATCCGGAAGATTTTAAAACTGCTTCAGACATCCTGATCCAGCTGGTTTGCATAAATCCCCGCCTGAACATGTACAATATGGGGCGGGCTTTAAAAGCTTTGGATTACGAAAGAATAAAGTCGCCTAAAATGAGAGTGTATGGTTACCTGATCAAACCTTTATTTAATAACTCTCCTTTAGAACTTTTACAGAAATAA
- a CDS encoding helix-turn-helix domain-containing protein: METLKILEQLDRIESLLRASKTVMSLEEASEYTGISRSYLYKLTAKGEIPFSKPRGKMIYFSKEKLDQWLLSDTRKSSNEIKSEALEYTFRNKRRF; the protein is encoded by the coding sequence ATGGAAACTTTAAAAATTTTAGAACAATTAGACCGTATTGAGAGCTTATTACGTGCAAGTAAAACGGTCATGTCCCTGGAAGAAGCGAGTGAATATACCGGGATTTCCCGAAGCTATTTATACAAGCTAACAGCAAAGGGTGAAATTCCATTTTCCAAGCCTCGAGGTAAAATGATTTACTTCTCTAAAGAAAAACTTGACCAATGGCTGCTTTCTGATACGAGGAAATCTTCAAATGAAATAAAATCTGAAGCACTAGAATACACCTTCAGAAACAAGAGGAGATTCTAA
- a CDS encoding helix-turn-helix domain-containing protein: MNSLSQFLKEKRKENNLTQEEFAERAGVALTVVRKIEQGKENLNLEKVNHVLKMFGHVLAPVEQKEIF; the protein is encoded by the coding sequence ATGAATAGTCTTTCACAATTTTTAAAGGAAAAAAGAAAAGAGAATAATCTTACCCAGGAGGAGTTTGCTGAAAGAGCAGGAGTGGCTTTAACCGTCGTAAGGAAAATTGAGCAAGGGAAAGAAAATCTGAATTTAGAAAAAGTAAACCATGTGCTAAAAATGTTTGGTCATGTACTGGCACCGGTGGAGCAAAAAGAAATTTTCTAA
- a CDS encoding HipA N-terminal domain-containing protein, whose product MRKAEIFYNNSLAGVLTETDEGEYIFEYDKIFIKENPNHFLTFTMPVREEPYVEKHLFAFFEGLIPEGWLLDIASKNWKINRRDRMGLLLACCKSCIGAVSVYSIAEGNEE is encoded by the coding sequence ATGAGAAAGGCAGAAATTTTTTATAATAATAGTTTGGCAGGTGTTTTAACGGAGACTGATGAGGGAGAGTACATTTTCGAGTATGATAAGATCTTCATAAAGGAAAATCCAAACCACTTTCTAACATTCACAATGCCGGTGAGAGAAGAACCCTATGTAGAAAAGCATCTTTTTGCCTTTTTCGAAGGTCTAATTCCGGAAGGTTGGTTACTTGATATTGCTTCAAAGAACTGGAAAATAAACAGGAGAGACCGCATGGGCCTGCTTTTGGCCTGTTGTAAAAGCTGTATTGGTGCAGTCAGTGTTTATTCAATAGCTGAGGGAAATGAAGAATAG
- a CDS encoding HipA domain-containing protein has protein sequence MKNRCLYCYKELQKSDFNDFHRSCVKIFFGTEEPPELSYSLDQMVDLAKNVVERSIAVPGVQPKLSLSLVEGSLNEEGQRLTVVGALGGKYILKPPSESFPQMPENEHVTMRIAEAFGVNIVLSSLIRLQSGELSYITRRVDRTDADEKIHMLDMFQILEATDKYKGSMERVGKAIGKYSNNTLLDKLYFFELAVLSFLTGNNDMHLKNFSLIKRGDIWSLSPAYDLLNVSIVNPDDDEEFALTLEGKKNKLRKENFLCLGENLELNSKQITGVIKRFIKNKKLAIAWIRNSFLSEDYKEKYIALIEERYSVLMEE, from the coding sequence ATGAAGAATAGATGTCTTTACTGTTATAAAGAACTACAAAAATCGGATTTTAATGATTTCCACAGAAGCTGTGTCAAAATCTTTTTTGGTACAGAAGAACCGCCAGAACTAAGTTATTCTCTAGACCAGATGGTGGATTTAGCAAAGAATGTTGTCGAAAGAAGCATTGCTGTTCCCGGAGTTCAGCCAAAATTATCACTTTCTTTAGTCGAAGGTTCTTTAAATGAAGAAGGGCAGAGGCTTACGGTAGTGGGAGCATTAGGAGGAAAATACATTTTGAAACCACCTTCAGAATCCTTTCCTCAAATGCCGGAAAACGAACATGTGACGATGAGAATTGCCGAAGCCTTTGGAGTGAATATTGTACTCTCTAGTTTAATTCGACTTCAGAGTGGTGAGTTGTCTTACATCACAAGAAGAGTAGATCGCACTGATGCAGATGAGAAAATTCATATGCTCGACATGTTCCAGATCCTGGAAGCCACAGATAAATATAAGGGCTCAATGGAAAGGGTTGGAAAGGCAATCGGAAAATATTCAAATAACACATTACTGGATAAGCTCTACTTTTTTGAATTAGCTGTTTTAAGTTTCCTGACTGGAAATAATGATATGCATCTTAAAAATTTTTCCCTTATTAAAAGAGGAGACATTTGGTCATTGTCTCCTGCTTATGATTTGTTGAACGTTTCTATTGTTAATCCGGATGATGATGAAGAATTTGCTTTGACCCTGGAGGGTAAAAAGAATAAACTTAGGAAAGAAAATTTTTTATGCTTAGGTGAAAACCTGGAACTGAACAGCAAACAGATTACTGGTGTTATCAAGAGATTTATCAAAAATAAAAAACTTGCTATTGCCTGGATCAGGAATTCATTTCTGTCAGAAGATTACAAGGAAAAGTATATAGCCTTAATAGAAGAGCGTTATTCTGTCTTGATGGAAGAATAA
- a CDS encoding site-specific integrase: protein MKIKLKKKKLATGKYSLYIEYYKGKVRDAEGKQTHNREFEYLKEYLYISPQTPSEKKENAETLLRAEQILSIRKAEYAQGKYGIKDRSKDKLLFLTYYDKLKEERFESKGNYDNWDAAQNHIEDYCKKKKITFEDIDEDFVLGFKKYLNKTSRTKSNTPLSQNTKYTYFNKFKAALRQAFEDGYTRRNFATAVKGFAEGETSREHLTQEELQAMAKAFCKHPVLKSAFMFSCLTGLRWSDINKLTWSEVRDEEEETRLVFKQKKTSGQEYQFISSQARKLLGKRKNENDRVFQGLKYGAHFNAEILRWCMRAGITKHITFHSARHTHAVLLLENGADIYTVSKVLGHKEIRTTQVYAKIVDKKKKEAAYLIPELEMDYEL, encoded by the coding sequence ATGAAGATTAAGTTAAAGAAGAAGAAACTTGCCACGGGTAAGTATAGCCTTTATATTGAGTACTATAAAGGTAAAGTTCGGGATGCAGAGGGAAAACAAACTCACAATAGGGAATTTGAATACCTGAAGGAGTACCTATACATTTCACCGCAAACCCCTTCTGAAAAAAAGGAAAATGCTGAAACGCTTTTAAGAGCTGAACAAATTTTATCTATTCGCAAAGCAGAATATGCCCAGGGGAAATATGGAATTAAAGATAGATCGAAGGATAAGTTGTTATTCCTTACCTACTATGACAAGTTGAAAGAAGAACGATTTGAAAGCAAAGGAAATTATGACAATTGGGATGCAGCTCAAAATCATATAGAAGACTACTGCAAAAAGAAAAAAATAACTTTTGAGGATATTGATGAAGATTTCGTTTTGGGTTTCAAGAAATATTTGAATAAAACCTCCAGGACCAAATCCAATACTCCTCTATCTCAAAATACGAAATACACCTATTTCAATAAATTTAAAGCAGCGTTAAGACAGGCGTTTGAGGATGGTTATACCAGGAGAAATTTTGCGACAGCTGTAAAGGGTTTTGCCGAGGGTGAAACATCAAGAGAGCATCTAACTCAGGAAGAGCTTCAGGCTATGGCTAAAGCATTTTGCAAACATCCAGTTTTAAAATCAGCTTTTATGTTTAGTTGCCTAACTGGTTTAAGATGGAGCGATATAAATAAGCTCACCTGGTCTGAAGTGCGGGACGAGGAAGAAGAAACTCGTTTGGTTTTTAAGCAAAAGAAAACATCCGGTCAGGAGTATCAATTTATTTCCAGCCAGGCAAGAAAGCTTTTAGGCAAAAGAAAAAATGAAAATGATCGGGTATTTCAGGGTTTAAAATACGGAGCCCATTTTAATGCTGAAATTCTCAGATGGTGTATGAGGGCAGGAATTACTAAACATATCACTTTTCATAGCGCTAGGCATACTCATGCGGTACTCCTGCTCGAAAATGGAGCAGATATCTACACGGTGTCAAAAGTTCTGGGTCACAAGGAAATTAGAACCACACAGGTTTATGCTAAAATAGTAGACAAAAAGAAAAAGGAAGCGGCTTATTTGATACCTGAGCTGGAAATGGATTATGAACTTTGA
- the mnmE gene encoding tRNA uridine-5-carboxymethylaminomethyl(34) synthesis GTPase MnmE has product MRINDTIVALATPSGAGAIAVIRVSGPQAIEIVSGLFRAKSKKILSDQPTHTLHLGNIIDGERILDEVLVSVFHGPRSYTGENTIEISCHGSRYIQQEIIQLLVRKGCRSAEAGEFTLRAFLNGKMDLSQAEAVADLISSENQASHQIAMQQMRGGFSDEIQRLRQELLNFASLIELELDFAEEDVEFANRDQFRDLVSRIQQVLKRLIDSFATGNVIKQGIPVAIIGEPNVGKSTLLNALLNEERAIVSDIAGTTRDTIEDDIAIGGIGFRFIDTAGIRETQDVIEGLGIKKTFEKISQAQVVIFLLNAEMFKVQGSKFKVEIEKIKNQFPQKPLLIVVNKVDQILQEDLDIITASLTAAEASTAPGVVGQSNLIFISAKEGAGVEELQMKLLDFVNTGELRNNNTIVTNSRHYNSLLSALEEINKVQDGLNANLSGDLLAIDIREALYHFGLITGEVTNDELLGNIFANFCIGK; this is encoded by the coding sequence ATGAGAATAAATGACACCATTGTAGCCCTTGCGACCCCATCTGGGGCGGGGGCCATTGCGGTTATAAGGGTTTCGGGGCCACAGGCCATTGAGATCGTTTCAGGGCTTTTTCGGGCCAAAAGCAAAAAAATACTTTCAGACCAACCTACACATACCCTGCACCTGGGAAATATTATTGATGGCGAGCGTATCCTCGATGAAGTGCTGGTCTCTGTATTTCACGGTCCGCGGTCCTATACCGGCGAGAATACCATTGAGATCTCCTGTCACGGGAGCAGGTACATACAACAGGAAATTATTCAATTGCTGGTAAGAAAGGGATGCCGAAGTGCCGAAGCGGGGGAATTTACGCTACGGGCTTTCCTAAACGGAAAAATGGACCTTAGCCAGGCAGAGGCGGTGGCTGATCTTATTTCTTCTGAAAACCAGGCCTCCCACCAAATTGCAATGCAACAAATGCGCGGTGGATTTTCAGATGAGATACAGCGACTGAGACAGGAATTGCTCAATTTTGCATCGCTCATTGAGCTCGAGCTGGACTTTGCCGAGGAGGATGTTGAGTTTGCCAATCGCGATCAATTCCGCGACCTGGTAAGCAGAATACAGCAGGTTTTAAAGCGACTCATAGATTCATTTGCAACAGGAAATGTGATCAAACAGGGAATTCCCGTTGCGATCATAGGAGAACCCAATGTAGGGAAATCTACGCTTCTCAATGCGCTGCTAAATGAGGAAAGAGCGATAGTTTCAGACATTGCGGGCACAACCCGTGATACCATAGAAGATGACATCGCCATTGGCGGGATAGGGTTTAGATTTATAGATACCGCGGGAATACGGGAAACCCAGGATGTCATAGAAGGCCTGGGCATAAAGAAAACCTTTGAGAAGATTAGTCAGGCGCAGGTGGTTATATTTCTGCTTAACGCAGAAATGTTCAAGGTTCAGGGTTCAAAGTTCAAAGTTGAAATAGAAAAAATAAAAAACCAGTTCCCTCAAAAACCATTGCTAATTGTGGTAAACAAGGTAGATCAAATTTTACAGGAAGATCTGGATATTATTACCGCCTCTCTTACTGCTGCAGAAGCTTCAACTGCTCCGGGCGTAGTGGGGCAGTCTAATCTTATATTCATCTCTGCCAAGGAGGGTGCAGGTGTTGAGGAACTCCAAATGAAATTACTGGATTTTGTAAATACCGGCGAGTTGAGGAATAACAACACCATCGTTACCAATTCGCGACATTACAATTCGCTGTTAAGTGCGCTGGAGGAGATCAACAAGGTTCAGGATGGTCTTAACGCCAACTTATCCGGTGACCTGCTGGCAATAGACATTCGCGAAGCTTTGTATCATTTTGGCCTCATTACCGGAGAAGTGACAAATGATGAGCTGTTGGGAAATATCTTTGCTAATTTCTGTATTGGAAAATAA
- a CDS encoding DUF4870 domain-containing protein → MREDKQLLVITHLSQLLDLVTGIGGFIVPLIIWLTQKDKVYGMDEHGKMILNFQISMFIYAIVSVPLIFLFGLGIFLLIGIGIIVLVFPIINAIKVSNGERPDYPLTIQFLK, encoded by the coding sequence ATGAGAGAAGACAAACAACTACTGGTAATAACGCATTTGAGTCAGTTACTGGACCTGGTAACCGGCATTGGCGGATTTATAGTACCGCTTATAATATGGTTAACCCAAAAGGATAAAGTTTATGGAATGGACGAACACGGGAAAATGATCCTGAACTTCCAGATAAGTATGTTCATTTATGCCATTGTGAGCGTTCCGTTAATCTTCCTTTTTGGGTTAGGGATCTTTTTGTTGATTGGGATTGGGATTATTGTCCTGGTGTTTCCCATTATCAACGCCATTAAAGTGAGTAACGGCGAACGACCGGACTATCCACTTACTATTCAGTTTTTGAAGTAG